A region from the uncultured Holophaga sp. genome encodes:
- a CDS encoding Bax inhibitor-1 family protein: MNISYQTAARDRAGFVRSVYAWLMGGFVVAGIGAAACPFVASFLIPLTGRFFPFALILAFYGTFLWANAVSRRRPQNRFAFAAFTFVAGVLAGFASLMAASQSGPGIVLAALGMTAADFLVMSLIALVSKKDFSFLGGFIITGLVIAIVGSLIGIFMHVELLHLAIAAIIVIACSAKILYDTSLMIRSGDTGDAAGFALSLFVSLLNIFLSLLRLLGGRRD; the protein is encoded by the coding sequence ATGAATATTTCATACCAAACCGCCGCCCGCGATCGCGCTGGTTTTGTGCGGAGCGTCTACGCATGGCTGATGGGTGGCTTCGTGGTGGCCGGCATCGGCGCTGCGGCCTGTCCCTTCGTGGCATCCTTCCTCATCCCCCTGACCGGACGTTTCTTCCCCTTCGCCCTGATCCTCGCCTTCTACGGGACCTTCCTCTGGGCCAACGCTGTCAGCCGTCGGCGCCCCCAGAACCGCTTCGCCTTCGCCGCCTTCACCTTCGTCGCCGGCGTCCTGGCGGGCTTCGCCTCCCTGATGGCCGCCAGCCAGAGCGGCCCTGGCATCGTCCTCGCCGCCCTCGGCATGACCGCGGCCGACTTCCTGGTCATGAGCCTGATCGCCCTGGTCTCCAAGAAGGACTTCAGTTTCCTGGGTGGCTTCATCATCACCGGTCTGGTCATTGCCATCGTGGGCTCCCTGATTGGCATCTTCATGCACGTGGAGCTGCTGCACCTGGCCATCGCGGCCATCATCGTCATCGCCTGCTCCGCCAAGATCCTCTATGACACCTCGCTCATGATCCGGAGCGGGGACACGGGTGATGCCGCCGGCTTCGCCCTCTCCCTCTTTGTCAGCCTGCTCAATATCTTCCTCTCCCTCCTGCGCCTCCTGGGCGGTCGTCGGGACTGA
- a CDS encoding DNA methyltransferase — protein MPNWEPQPALPFLLEEETPDPALLRLGEASTDQVRDGIPFEGSTLPRLRGEFWTSRQRQASNLHEISYRACYKPQLPRLFIEHLTEPGDRVYDPFSGRGTTALETALLGRRVAANDINPLSRMLAEPRLTPPDMMELQSRLLTIPRRGAPSDGTELDMFYHPDTEAEIRSLRRYLLERERSGSMDALDTWIRMVATNRLTGHSPGFFSVYTLPPNQAVTAEKQRTLNEKRGQMPPYRDTHALIIRKSRQLLKGLSEAELERLPRAAQDAIFTTRDARSTPELEDGSVALTVTSPPFLDVVHYAKDNWLRCWFCGLDAETIGQGITMARTLRAWSEVMAGVFAELHRLTRPGGHVAFEVGEIRQGTLQLEDAVLPLGRAAGFAPLGILINEQDFTKTANIWGVSNNTHGTNTNRIVLFRR, from the coding sequence ATGCCGAATTGGGAACCCCAGCCAGCCCTGCCCTTCCTCCTGGAGGAGGAGACCCCTGATCCCGCCCTCCTTCGCCTGGGCGAGGCCAGCACCGACCAAGTCAGGGACGGGATCCCCTTCGAGGGGAGCACCTTGCCCCGTCTCCGGGGGGAGTTCTGGACCTCGCGGCAGCGGCAGGCCTCCAACCTCCACGAAATCTCCTACCGGGCCTGCTACAAGCCCCAACTCCCCCGTCTCTTCATCGAGCACCTGACGGAGCCGGGGGACCGGGTGTACGACCCCTTCAGCGGGCGGGGCACCACCGCCTTGGAGACCGCCCTCCTGGGTCGCCGGGTGGCAGCCAATGACATCAACCCTTTGTCCCGCATGCTCGCCGAACCCCGGCTCACGCCCCCGGACATGATGGAACTCCAGTCCAGGCTGCTCACCATTCCCCGGAGAGGAGCGCCATCAGACGGGACGGAACTTGACATGTTCTACCACCCGGATACGGAGGCCGAGATCCGTTCCCTCCGCCGCTACCTTCTGGAGCGGGAGCGAAGCGGGTCCATGGATGCCCTGGACACCTGGATCCGCATGGTGGCCACCAACCGCCTGACCGGGCACAGCCCGGGTTTCTTCTCGGTCTACACCCTCCCCCCCAACCAGGCGGTGACCGCTGAGAAGCAGCGCACCCTCAACGAGAAGCGCGGCCAGATGCCCCCCTATCGGGACACCCACGCCCTGATCATCCGCAAGAGCCGCCAGCTCCTCAAGGGACTGTCGGAGGCCGAGCTGGAGAGGCTGCCGCGGGCTGCGCAGGATGCCATCTTCACCACCCGGGACGCCCGGAGCACCCCCGAACTGGAGGATGGCTCCGTGGCCCTCACCGTCACCTCGCCCCCCTTCCTGGATGTGGTCCATTACGCCAAGGACAATTGGCTGCGCTGCTGGTTCTGCGGCCTCGACGCCGAGACCATCGGCCAGGGCATCACCATGGCCCGCACCCTCAGGGCCTGGTCCGAGGTCATGGCAGGGGTCTTCGCAGAGCTCCATCGCCTCACGCGCCCCGGCGGGCACGTGGCCTTCGAGGTGGGCGAGATCCGCCAGGGCACCCTCCAACTCGAGGATGCGGTCCTGCCCCTGGGACGGGCAGCGGGCTTCGCACCCCTGGGCATCCTGATCAATGAGCAGGACTTCACCAAGACCGCCAACATCTGGGGCGTCTCCAACAACACCCACGGCACCAACACCAACCGGATCGTCCTCTTCCGGAGATAG
- a CDS encoding HD-GYP domain-containing protein: MSTAHPSPDPLGLRIDIHAFIESFVHTLEARDSYTAGHSQRVSDLAGGLAGELRLPPRDILSVHIAGDLHDIGKVGIPDGILLKSGPLSSSEREIMQGHPLIGHDILKGVAGLEGIARMVLHHHERFDGRGYPGCLKGEAIPLGARILAIADSYDAMTSNRTYRPVKSHGSALEEIWRERGRQFDPYLAACFCALQQDALRRIA; this comes from the coding sequence ATGAGCACTGCCCACCCCAGCCCCGATCCCCTCGGGCTCCGGATTGACATCCACGCCTTCATCGAAAGCTTCGTCCATACCCTCGAAGCCCGGGATTCCTACACAGCAGGCCACAGTCAACGGGTCTCGGATCTGGCGGGCGGCCTCGCCGGCGAGCTGCGCCTGCCCCCTCGGGACATCCTCTCGGTCCATATCGCCGGAGACCTGCACGACATCGGCAAGGTCGGCATCCCGGACGGAATCCTCCTCAAGAGTGGGCCACTCTCCTCCTCGGAGCGGGAGATCATGCAGGGCCACCCCCTCATCGGCCACGACATCCTCAAGGGCGTGGCCGGTCTCGAGGGGATCGCCAGGATGGTCCTGCACCACCACGAACGCTTCGACGGCCGGGGGTACCCCGGGTGCCTCAAGGGCGAAGCCATCCCGCTGGGTGCCCGTATCCTGGCCATTGCCGACAGCTACGATGCCATGACCAGCAACCGCACCTACCGCCCCGTCAAGTCGCATGGATCGGCGCTTGAAGAGATCTGGCGGGAGCGGGGTCGGCAGTTCGACCCCTATCTGGCCGCCTGCTTCTGTGCCCTCCAGCAGGACGCCTTGAGAAGGATCGCCTGA
- the bioA gene encoding adenosylmethionine--8-amino-7-oxononanoate transaminase: MTPRLPSDWSERLAFDMAHVWHPFTQMKEHLDTPPLPVVGAEGVDLILEDGRRVLDGISSWWCNVHGHGHPRILGALERQAAKLDHVMFAGFTHEPALELVARLRPRLPDSLRRCFFSDNGSTAIEVALKMAFQAQIQQGRAGRVRFGALREGYHGDTLGAVGVGELDNWLTGIFRPLLLHCDRFQVPEDPRRELRSVPGPDLDAARQGVRAYFEAHGETMAAFVAEPLVQGAGGMRFWAPELLREIRHQCDRFGVYLILDEVMTGFGRTGSFLALDQCGVVPDFLCLSKGLTNGTLPLSLTWTTDDVYEHFWGDYTQWRTFFHGHTFTANPLACAVACASLAIFDDEPVMARAQALAEALREAWGSLDGLPSVRRARTLGCIAACQIVDPATGLPHPVEARFGWKFHRKALDHGLLVRPMGDCLYLMPPLATPVSRIREAVEALGGLLA, translated from the coding sequence ATGACTCCCCGCCTCCCCTCCGACTGGTCCGAACGCCTTGCCTTCGACATGGCCCATGTCTGGCACCCCTTCACCCAGATGAAGGAGCACCTGGACACCCCGCCCCTCCCGGTGGTGGGGGCCGAAGGTGTGGACCTGATCCTGGAGGACGGACGGCGTGTCCTGGATGGCATCTCCTCCTGGTGGTGCAACGTCCATGGCCATGGGCATCCACGGATCCTGGGGGCCCTGGAGCGGCAGGCGGCGAAACTGGATCATGTGATGTTCGCGGGTTTCACCCATGAGCCCGCCCTGGAGCTGGTGGCCCGCCTGCGCCCCCGCCTGCCCGATAGCCTCCGGCGCTGCTTCTTCTCTGATAACGGATCCACGGCCATCGAGGTCGCCCTGAAGATGGCCTTCCAGGCGCAGATCCAGCAGGGACGGGCCGGCAGGGTCCGTTTTGGAGCGTTGCGTGAGGGCTACCACGGGGACACTCTGGGCGCCGTTGGGGTCGGCGAACTGGACAACTGGCTCACTGGGATCTTCAGGCCCCTGCTGCTGCACTGCGACCGTTTCCAGGTTCCTGAGGACCCGAGGCGGGAGCTCCGTTCCGTGCCGGGGCCCGATCTGGACGCCGCCCGCCAGGGCGTCCGGGCCTACTTCGAGGCCCACGGGGAGACCATGGCCGCCTTCGTGGCCGAACCCCTGGTCCAGGGTGCCGGGGGCATGCGCTTCTGGGCACCCGAGCTCCTCCGCGAGATCCGCCATCAGTGCGATCGCTTTGGGGTCTATCTGATCCTGGACGAGGTCATGACCGGGTTCGGGCGCACGGGGAGCTTCCTGGCCCTCGATCAGTGCGGGGTGGTGCCGGATTTCCTCTGCCTCTCCAAGGGGCTCACCAACGGGACCCTGCCGCTTTCGCTGACCTGGACCACGGACGATGTCTACGAGCACTTCTGGGGGGACTACACCCAGTGGCGCACCTTCTTCCATGGGCACACCTTCACGGCCAACCCCCTGGCCTGCGCCGTGGCTTGTGCCAGCTTGGCGATCTTTGACGACGAGCCCGTGATGGCCAGGGCCCAGGCCCTGGCAGAGGCCCTCCGGGAGGCCTGGGGGAGCCTGGATGGCCTTCCCTCCGTCCGGCGCGCTCGCACCCTGGGCTGCATTGCGGCCTGCCAGATCGTGGACCCCGCCACCGGCCTCCCTCACCCGGTCGAGGCCCGCTTCGGCTGGAAGTTCCACCGCAAGGCCCTGGATCATGGTCTGCTGGTCCGGCCCATGGGCGACTGTCTCTATCTCATGCCGCCCCTGGCCACCCCCGTGTCCAGGATCCGGGAGGCTGTGGAGGCCCTGGGGGGGCTGCTGGCCTGA
- the tsaB gene encoding tRNA (adenosine(37)-N6)-threonylcarbamoyltransferase complex dimerization subunit type 1 TsaB: protein MILGLDSTTEHLHLALVTPERHWVRKVCLGQGRSHSHALIPEIGILLAEAGAGPGSLKGVVACVGPGGFTALRIGVATAEGLALTGLPTWGFSAFELRARALRAGGVAAPCWILLDGQRQETFAQKWGGAALSEGRRLPLANLAEHLEGLPWWAPRPFREKAEIHLGPCPLLLSSEDEATLSGLVAICRERVGSVPESPLVPYYLRETDAEVNFPEASVHLSPELRQGLSR, encoded by the coding sequence ATGATCCTGGGCCTAGATTCCACCACCGAGCACCTCCATCTTGCCTTGGTGACGCCGGAGCGGCACTGGGTGCGCAAGGTGTGCCTGGGGCAGGGGCGGAGCCATAGCCATGCCCTGATTCCGGAGATCGGCATCCTGCTGGCCGAGGCCGGCGCTGGCCCCGGGTCACTCAAGGGGGTGGTGGCCTGTGTCGGGCCAGGAGGCTTCACGGCCCTGCGGATCGGAGTCGCCACGGCCGAGGGGCTGGCCCTCACCGGTCTGCCTACCTGGGGTTTTTCCGCCTTCGAGCTCCGGGCCCGGGCGCTCCGGGCGGGAGGCGTTGCTGCACCCTGCTGGATCCTGCTGGATGGCCAACGCCAGGAGACCTTCGCCCAGAAGTGGGGGGGGGCGGCCCTGAGCGAGGGGAGGCGGCTCCCCCTGGCCAACCTCGCGGAGCATCTGGAGGGGCTGCCCTGGTGGGCCCCACGGCCCTTCCGGGAGAAGGCCGAAATCCACCTGGGTCCCTGCCCGCTGCTGCTCTCCTCCGAGGATGAGGCGACGCTCTCGGGGCTGGTGGCCATCTGCCGGGAGCGGGTCGGGAGTGTTCCCGAGTCCCCCCTGGTGCCTTACTACCTGCGGGAGACGGATGCCGAGGTCAACTTCCCCGAGGCCTCGGTCCACCTGAGCCCGGAGCTGCGCCAGGGCCTCTCCCGATGA
- a CDS encoding 8-amino-7-oxononanoate synthase, giving the protein MSRPRIPDPWLERLNEAVRDRSAHSRNRVVQAPVGLDFSSNDYLGLRTDPRLAEAGRVAALAHGSGSGASRLLRGTSPLHDALEAALAAWKGQETCLLFNTGFQCNATVIPALLQPGDAVFSDALNHASIVDGCRAAKARGAHLGIYRHLDLGDLKAQLLAWESRASHENRALVVTDSIFSMDGDAADLPALVELCRRHQALLMVDEAHATGLLGASGAGLAEAQGVHGEIPLHMGTLGKALGTFGAFVACEVPLREHLVNHCRGFIFSTALPPSTIGASLEAVRLARVETWRRERALGHARRIREALGLGPGISPIIPLIIGAEAETLKRARALQCLGFDIRAVRPPTVPEGTSRLRITTGAHLEDAHVEALIGAMEALR; this is encoded by the coding sequence GTGAGCAGACCCCGGATCCCCGACCCCTGGCTTGAGCGGCTCAACGAGGCCGTGAGGGATCGTTCCGCCCACAGCCGGAACCGGGTTGTGCAGGCGCCTGTCGGTCTGGACTTCTCCTCCAATGACTACCTGGGTCTGCGAACGGATCCCAGGTTGGCTGAGGCCGGGAGGGTGGCTGCCCTTGCCCATGGCTCCGGCTCCGGAGCCTCCCGCCTGCTGCGGGGCACCAGCCCCCTGCACGACGCCTTGGAGGCCGCCCTGGCCGCATGGAAAGGCCAGGAGACCTGCCTCCTCTTCAATACCGGGTTCCAATGCAATGCGACGGTGATCCCCGCCCTCCTGCAGCCCGGGGATGCCGTCTTCTCCGACGCCCTCAACCATGCCTCCATCGTGGACGGGTGTCGTGCGGCCAAGGCCCGGGGGGCCCACCTGGGGATCTACCGGCACCTGGACCTGGGGGATCTCAAGGCGCAACTTCTGGCCTGGGAGAGCCGGGCCTCCCATGAAAACCGGGCCCTGGTGGTCACCGACTCCATCTTCAGCATGGACGGCGATGCCGCGGATCTTCCGGCTTTGGTGGAACTTTGCCGGCGGCACCAGGCCCTCCTCATGGTGGACGAGGCCCATGCCACCGGGCTGCTGGGTGCCAGCGGTGCCGGCTTGGCTGAGGCCCAGGGCGTCCACGGGGAGATCCCCCTCCACATGGGGACCCTGGGCAAGGCCCTGGGCACCTTCGGGGCCTTCGTGGCCTGTGAGGTGCCCCTGCGGGAGCATCTGGTGAACCACTGCCGGGGCTTCATCTTCTCCACTGCCCTGCCACCCTCCACGATCGGGGCCTCCTTGGAAGCTGTGCGCCTGGCAAGGGTCGAAACCTGGCGCCGGGAGCGGGCCCTCGGGCACGCCCGCCGGATCCGCGAGGCCCTGGGCCTGGGGCCCGGGATCTCGCCCATCATCCCCCTGATCATCGGGGCCGAGGCCGAGACCCTGAAGCGGGCCCGGGCCCTCCAGTGCCTGGGTTTCGACATCCGGGCGGTCCGTCCCCCCACGGTGCCGGAAGGGACCTCCCGCTTGAGGATCACCACCGGGGCCCATCTGGAGGATGCCCATGTGGAGGCCCTGATCGGGGCCATGGAGGCCCTGCGTTGA
- a CDS encoding ATP-binding protein has translation MWFPIRAARVDWAMASKRNSELTRLYIAAGLAVLIWGFFRFYKFLGVEVDSGIDAPSRWGLLALGLANFMAIMTLLFILVRSLAKVYFERRSGILGSRIRTRLVLSFLVVGILPSLMLYLTGRRFISQNIDRWFKPDTVRVIQDGGRLAGSYREELRRRVEVGLNLVQERPGEDLDALRRDAGLDLLVHRMAGGRVAQARQEGLPSADLAQGDGLQEKGGGWWTLQVLPGLGQEDWVAGVFTPKELAEGLTRLEKRNQESVQITQDRERFETLPQSSFLLLTLLTIFIALWVGLNLSRTISEPIRSLAKAAQRVGMGDLETNLPEEGKDELAFLCRSFNHMTRDLKTGRMAIIAQAERIERQRAYLGQLLEALPVGIMSWQRDGSLRAFNPAARAWLEAQDWVPERDRWEDLSSQPRFGNLAQLQKRVRETGRPLQEELRIGSEGEGRPVRAMVLPLVDGGELAVLEDLTLLAQAEKRAAWQEVARRMAHEVKNPLTPIKLTAQRLLRRATQGGLEAGLVAEGAETILGEVLSLQRLVDSFSRFAKLPVPQFHALDAVELVRQVMALYEPNHPQVSWELQLPEATLPVSWDEDMVKRVLINFLDNALASLEGEGRIAVTLQEEGGRVRLEVRDSGPGVPPEARERIFEPYFSTKRKGMGLGLAIVRRIAQDHGGEAHYEAAEPGSRFWVSLPHQASRA, from the coding sequence ATGTGGTTTCCGATCCGGGCCGCCAGGGTAGACTGGGCCATGGCCTCCAAGCGGAACTCGGAACTGACCCGTCTGTACATCGCCGCCGGCCTGGCGGTCCTCATCTGGGGCTTTTTCCGCTTCTACAAGTTCCTCGGGGTGGAAGTGGACTCGGGCATCGACGCCCCCTCCCGCTGGGGGCTCCTGGCCCTGGGGCTGGCCAACTTCATGGCCATCATGACCCTGCTCTTCATCCTGGTGCGGAGTCTGGCCAAGGTCTACTTCGAGCGCCGGAGCGGGATCCTCGGTTCCCGGATCCGGACCCGCCTGGTGCTCTCCTTCCTGGTGGTGGGGATCCTGCCCAGCCTGATGCTCTACCTCACCGGCAGGCGCTTCATCAGTCAGAACATTGACCGCTGGTTCAAGCCCGACACGGTCCGGGTCATCCAGGATGGCGGCCGCCTGGCGGGCTCCTACCGGGAGGAACTCCGGCGGCGGGTGGAGGTGGGGCTGAACCTCGTCCAGGAACGCCCTGGTGAAGACCTGGATGCCCTCCGGCGGGATGCCGGGCTGGACCTCCTCGTGCATCGCATGGCCGGAGGGCGGGTCGCGCAGGCTCGCCAGGAGGGGCTTCCCAGCGCCGATCTTGCCCAGGGGGACGGGCTCCAGGAGAAGGGCGGAGGCTGGTGGACCCTGCAGGTCCTCCCGGGCCTGGGGCAGGAGGACTGGGTCGCCGGGGTCTTCACCCCCAAGGAGCTGGCCGAAGGGCTGACCCGCCTGGAGAAGCGCAACCAGGAGAGTGTCCAGATCACCCAGGATCGGGAGCGCTTCGAGACCCTGCCCCAGAGCAGCTTCCTCCTCCTGACCCTGCTGACCATCTTCATCGCCCTCTGGGTCGGTCTCAACCTGTCCCGTACCATCTCCGAGCCCATCCGTTCCCTGGCCAAGGCGGCTCAGCGGGTGGGCATGGGGGACCTGGAGACCAACCTGCCGGAGGAGGGCAAGGATGAGCTGGCCTTTCTCTGCCGCAGCTTCAATCACATGACCCGGGATCTGAAGACCGGGCGCATGGCCATCATCGCCCAGGCAGAGCGCATCGAACGCCAGAGGGCCTACCTGGGGCAGCTCCTGGAGGCTCTCCCGGTGGGCATCATGAGCTGGCAGCGGGATGGGAGCCTGCGGGCCTTCAACCCTGCCGCCCGGGCCTGGCTGGAGGCCCAGGACTGGGTTCCGGAGCGGGATCGTTGGGAGGATCTCTCCTCCCAGCCCCGATTCGGCAACCTCGCCCAGCTCCAGAAGCGGGTCCGGGAAACGGGACGTCCCCTGCAGGAGGAGTTGAGGATCGGCAGTGAGGGTGAGGGCCGCCCGGTCCGGGCCATGGTCCTGCCCCTCGTCGACGGGGGCGAGCTGGCGGTGCTGGAGGACCTCACCCTGCTGGCCCAGGCGGAAAAGCGGGCCGCCTGGCAGGAGGTCGCCCGACGCATGGCCCATGAGGTCAAGAACCCCCTCACCCCCATCAAGCTCACTGCTCAGCGCCTCCTGAGGCGGGCCACCCAGGGGGGGCTTGAAGCGGGGCTCGTCGCCGAGGGGGCCGAGACTATCCTGGGGGAGGTACTCAGTCTCCAGCGCCTCGTCGACAGCTTCAGCCGCTTCGCCAAGCTGCCCGTCCCCCAGTTCCATGCCCTGGACGCCGTCGAGCTGGTGCGCCAGGTCATGGCCCTATACGAACCCAATCATCCCCAGGTCTCCTGGGAACTCCAGCTCCCGGAGGCCACTCTTCCGGTGAGCTGGGATGAGGACATGGTGAAACGGGTGCTGATCAATTTCCTGGACAACGCCCTGGCCTCCCTGGAGGGGGAGGGGCGGATCGCCGTCACCCTGCAGGAGGAGGGCGGGCGGGTGAGGCTCGAGGTCCGGGACTCCGGGCCGGGGGTCCCGCCGGAGGCGCGGGAGCGGATCTTCGAGCCGTACTTCTCCACCAAGCGGAAGGGCATGGGCCTGGGCCTGGCCATTGTGCGGCGGATCGCCCAGGACCACGGGGGCGAGGCCCACTACGAAGCTGCCGAACCGGGGAGCCGCTTCTGGGTGTCCCTCCCTCACCAGGCCTCTCGGGCCTGA
- a CDS encoding acetate uptake transporter, translating into MSHPTKFGNPAVIGLTGFGITTFVLQMHNLGLCGLGPVFGLGLIFGGGAQLFAGFQELKIGNNFGACAFTGYGAFWIALILTLISGRYSIFPAQPHDVLWFLIAFTIFTAVLWGAALKHGKTLIVIFTTLLLGFIFLDLDHMGIEIFKTIAAIDLIICALSALYGAAEVIYKEAYCPGAESH; encoded by the coding sequence ATGTCCCACCCCACCAAGTTCGGCAACCCGGCCGTCATCGGGCTCACCGGCTTCGGCATCACCACCTTCGTGCTCCAGATGCACAACCTCGGCCTCTGCGGCCTGGGTCCGGTCTTCGGTCTCGGCCTCATCTTCGGAGGCGGTGCCCAGCTCTTCGCCGGGTTCCAGGAACTCAAGATCGGCAACAACTTCGGCGCCTGTGCCTTCACGGGCTATGGGGCCTTCTGGATCGCCCTGATCCTGACCCTGATCTCCGGCCGCTACAGCATCTTCCCCGCCCAGCCCCATGATGTGCTCTGGTTCCTGATCGCCTTCACCATCTTCACCGCCGTCCTGTGGGGCGCCGCCCTCAAGCATGGCAAGACCCTCATCGTGATCTTCACCACCCTGCTCCTGGGCTTCATCTTCCTGGACCTGGACCACATGGGGATCGAGATCTTCAAGACCATCGCCGCCATCGACCTGATCATCTGCGCCCTCTCAGCCCTCTATGGCGCGGCCGAGGTCATCTACAAGGAAGCCTACTGCCCCGGAGCCGAGAGCCACTGA
- the rpmB gene encoding 50S ribosomal protein L28 — protein sequence MSRQCEVCGKKPQFGHNVSHAHNITNRRWNPNLQNVRALVNGVPRRIRVCTSCLQAGKVTKNV from the coding sequence ATGTCCCGTCAGTGCGAAGTCTGCGGAAAGAAGCCCCAGTTCGGACACAACGTGTCCCACGCCCACAACATCACCAACCGGCGCTGGAATCCCAACCTCCAGAACGTCCGCGCCCTGGTCAACGGTGTGCCCCGCCGCATCCGCGTCTGCACCTCCTGCCTCCAGGCGGGCAAGGTCACCAAGAACGTCTAG
- a CDS encoding GNAT family N-acetyltransferase, whose amino-acid sequence MNRILTLGPGSGVPEWLDALDARAFGQAWGPLGDHECILMAEGIGFARWSAQPVLGEAELLRIVVSPAFRRQGTARHLLRASHRVLVGMGIQVFHLEVRVSNLPARTLYEAEGWRFQGIRRAYYRDGEDAALYCLGGG is encoded by the coding sequence ATGAACCGCATCCTCACCCTGGGGCCCGGTTCCGGGGTCCCCGAATGGTTGGACGCGCTGGATGCAAGGGCCTTTGGCCAGGCCTGGGGACCCCTGGGCGACCATGAGTGCATCCTGATGGCAGAAGGGATCGGCTTTGCCCGCTGGTCTGCCCAGCCGGTGCTCGGGGAAGCGGAGCTCCTGCGGATCGTGGTGTCTCCAGCCTTCCGTCGTCAGGGCACAGCGCGGCATCTGCTCCGCGCTTCGCACCGGGTTCTGGTGGGCATGGGCATCCAGGTCTTCCACCTGGAGGTCCGGGTCTCCAACCTGCCCGCCCGGACCCTCTACGAGGCCGAGGGCTGGCGCTTCCAGGGCATCCGCAGGGCCTACTACCGGGATGGCGAGGATGCAGCCCTCTACTGTCTGGGGGGCGGCTGA
- the bioD gene encoding dethiobiotin synthase — MKLADLPSPLWVLGTDTGVGKTHVSVCIARAWAETGRVVYRKPFQTGVESDRDPEADAPRLVAQGIQAETGLVLRAPLSPMAAAEREGLNLDLDRMRVWTARPVPRGTRLLLEPAGGVLVPLAAGTSFLDWAGPLGFPAVVVGRGGLGTLNHILLTCEVLLSRGWRIPLVILNPGVDGAFDAARENAALLRRILPMQVGILEDDHTLLTD; from the coding sequence TTGAAGCTCGCCGATCTGCCTTCGCCCCTCTGGGTGCTCGGCACGGACACAGGCGTCGGGAAGACCCATGTCTCCGTGTGCATCGCCCGGGCCTGGGCCGAGACCGGGCGCGTGGTCTATCGCAAGCCCTTCCAGACCGGAGTGGAGTCGGATCGCGATCCTGAGGCGGACGCCCCTCGGCTGGTCGCTCAGGGCATCCAGGCGGAAACGGGGCTCGTGCTCCGCGCGCCCCTCTCGCCCATGGCCGCCGCCGAGCGGGAGGGGCTGAACCTGGATCTGGACAGGATGCGCGTCTGGACGGCCCGTCCTGTCCCCCGGGGCACCCGGCTCCTCCTGGAACCCGCTGGCGGGGTCCTCGTCCCCCTGGCTGCCGGCACCTCCTTCCTGGACTGGGCGGGTCCCCTGGGCTTTCCGGCCGTGGTGGTGGGGCGCGGCGGCCTGGGAACCCTCAACCACATCCTGCTCACCTGTGAGGTCCTCCTCTCGCGAGGTTGGAGGATCCCCCTCGTCATCCTCAACCCTGGGGTGGACGGAGCCTTCGACGCCGCCAGGGAGAATGCTGCCCTCCTCCGCCGGATCCTCCCGATGCAAGTCGGGATCCTCGAGGACGATCACACCCTCCTGACCGACTGA